In a genomic window of Candidatus Peregrinibacteria bacterium:
- a CDS encoding S41 family peptidase, producing the protein MNSRRFKKYAWLMLMFTAGYLVALHFHPGSIVQTRIIDSNSSEAGSHTGLARSVDMELFWDVWGVIDQDYVYKEESDDKEDMVNGAIKGMLESLDDPYTLFMDPEETAAFDQTLSGELEGIGAEVTKKNGFITIVAPLKNSPADKAKLMPGDIIVEIDGESTELMTLGEAVKLIRGERGTKVKLGISRRGLTELLEAELVRDTVHFDSVTWGMKAGQIAYMEVVQFDDNTLRNFNTAINELILENPKGLIIDLRNNSGGYLDVAVNMLSELTGEKQKAVLIKGRNEINNKVIYTTGRARLDEIPLIVLINEGSASASEIVAGAVQDWERGTLIGKKSFGKGSVQELRPLEGGATLRITIAKWNTPHDHNINKEGIFPDVEVELTTEDHNKDIDPQLDCALEYFKKGSCSENL; encoded by the coding sequence ATGAATAGCAGAAGATTTAAAAAATACGCATGGTTGATGTTGATGTTCACAGCAGGGTATTTGGTTGCACTTCATTTCCATCCCGGAAGCATCGTACAGACGCGTATTATAGATTCGAATTCATCAGAGGCCGGAAGTCATACAGGATTGGCAAGGTCTGTCGATATGGAGCTTTTCTGGGACGTTTGGGGGGTAATAGATCAAGATTATGTTTACAAAGAGGAGTCAGATGACAAGGAGGATATGGTAAATGGTGCAATCAAGGGAATGTTAGAATCATTAGACGACCCTTATACTTTGTTTATGGATCCGGAAGAAACGGCTGCATTTGATCAAACATTAAGTGGTGAGCTGGAAGGCATAGGTGCTGAAGTAACAAAGAAAAATGGATTTATTACAATAGTCGCTCCTTTGAAAAATTCACCTGCAGATAAGGCCAAATTAATGCCTGGAGATATAATTGTAGAGATCGATGGCGAATCCACAGAACTTATGACGCTTGGCGAAGCTGTAAAATTAATACGCGGAGAAAGAGGGACAAAGGTAAAATTAGGTATTTCACGCAGAGGTTTGACGGAGTTGCTGGAAGCGGAGCTTGTCAGGGACACTGTCCATTTTGATTCTGTAACATGGGGGATGAAAGCAGGTCAAATTGCATATATGGAAGTTGTTCAGTTTGATGATAATACTTTGAGAAATTTTAATACGGCAATCAACGAACTTATATTGGAAAATCCAAAAGGACTTATCATAGACCTTCGTAACAATAGCGGTGGATACTTGGATGTTGCTGTAAATATGCTTAGCGAGCTTACCGGTGAAAAACAAAAAGCGGTTTTGATCAAAGGTAGAAATGAAATAAACAACAAGGTGATATATACAACCGGGCGTGCGCGCCTTGATGAAATACCTTTGATAGTGCTTATCAACGAAGGTTCAGCCTCAGCCTCTGAGATTGTTGCAGGAGCGGTACAGGATTGGGAGAGAGGAACTCTAATCGGCAAAAAGAGCTTTGGTAAAGGTTCTGTACAAGAGCTCCGTCCACTGGAAGGCGGCGCTACCCTCAGAATCACAATCGCAAAATGGAACACTCCACATGATCACAATATAAATAAAGAAGGCATATTTCCGGATGTAGAAGTTGAGCTAACTACAGAGGATCACAACAAAGACATAGACCCACAACTTGACTGCGCACTTGAATACTTCAAAAAAGGCAGCTGCTCTGAAAACTTATAG